The following nucleotide sequence is from Plasmodium sp. gorilla clade G2 genome assembly, chromosome: 11.
CagttgataaatataatctttttttatcatcgAAAGGGAAATacaaatacaaaaataataataataataataataattataaggaTTATAAATGTTTAATGCCATACAATAATAAGAACGAAATAAAaagagataaaaaaaataaaaataataaaaataatataaaaaatagaaaaaacgtggatttaaattttttttcatctcaAGAAGATATTAACACATATACAtcattaagaaaaaaaaaaaaaagaaacagcgaaaatgtaaaaaatttatgtgtaccaaataaagatgaaaatatttctgatatagaagaaaacaaattaaaaaaaagaaaaagaatacaGTGTtatgagaaaaatatatatgcaaataattatatgttcaataatacatatgagaaaaataatataaaattatgtaatttatcaaataaaaaaagaactaGCCATAATATGTTAtgtgattatataaaatcacCTGAtggtataaaaaattttgttaataaaaatgtgaaagacaaaatatttataaaaaatgaagaatttgataaaaatcaaaatgtGGTTGACATACAAATATGTGACAATgaaaagataaataaaaataatataaataatataaatattatgaataatatttcaacaaataaatataatcatattataaatgaagagaacaaaaagaaattaaaaatatatgatcaGGGGAAAATAATTTGTACCCATTCgattgatgataataaaaaatggaatgataatataaatatggaaaatattaaatatatagaaaatattaaatatatagaaattgataaatatgataaatatgataaatatgataaaaatgataaatatgataaaaatgataaatatgataaaaatgttgAAGATTTTGTGTTCCTTGATTTTATTCCTATGACAgaagaatatttaaaaataaaagaaacaataaataatttcaaaaatagaaaatcacaagataataatacattGTGTAAAAAGGAagataatgtatatatatattctattcCTAAGagtaatttaaaaataaatgcaATCAAAAAAGAGTATGAAAAAGATATGGAAAatgatatagataataataaaaaaacatataacaATTCTGAACagtcatatataaaaagaacatataaggatttgaaaaaaaacatCTTACggaaaaacataaaaattattaactatgattatgaaaaaaatttatgttacatattgataagaaaaaattctACTtcgtaaatataaataaatatatatatatatacattatatatatgtactattttttttttttttttttttttttttttttttttttttttttgtatcaaTGTTGTCtacatataaatacacaTAAAAGGAcagtaaataaaattttgtgcttaaataataatttacacTTTAAAgttttaaaacaaaataataattaatatttaaaaatagtatctatcttatttttatagaatatgttaaacaaaaacaaaaaaaaaaaaaaaaaatttttttttaatttttactattaattatatacatgtatataatatatatatatatacatatatattatgtattaaaaatttaataaaaaataaaattcatagttcatatatatatatatatatatatatatataaagaattaacaacgatattaaaaaaaagagaaaaaaaaaaaaaaaaaaaaaaaaaaaaaagtagaaaaggaaaataacataaaattaaattaaataaaaaaaaaaaaaagaaagaaagaattggattcatacatataaaatatatatatatatatatatatattaacatattataatattataatattttaaaaatgtcaTGGTGTAATGTTTTCATTAAAACATTAAAGTATAttaacacatatattttttaatattaacaaataaaaattatattttaatatataatattatttatttattcattcttACATAAACATTAGTTTGATATTTATTAACATaaacatttatttaaaacatttttgtcatttttatttgaattattagtTAATTGTATATCTACAACATTggcttcattattatttgtattatctaAATTTGGTAATTTGGATgcaatttttttaaacaatacttttatattatgaccAGCTTTAGCACTTGTTTCATGAAACattgtattatattcttGAGCTTTTTGCATTCCTTCTTCATATGTAACTTTTCTAAGATCACCTAAATCTGTTTTATTTCCTACTAAAGCTATTATAACATCTTTTCCTCTCTCATTCAAAATATCTTGTATCCATTTTGTTGTATTTTCAAATGATTGTCTATTAGTAATATCATATACAACTATTGCTGCTGCTGAATCCCTAATATAACTTGGAATTAAACTTCGAAATCTTTCCTGACCTGCCGTGTCCCATAATTGTAAGCGTACAGGACCTTCATCCAAATATAATGTTTTACTCAAAAAATCTATACCAATAGTGGactacacaaaaaaaaaaaaaatatatatatatatgaacatgtTCAGGTAACTAGCCATTTATGTGTacataattaataaatattttttaaaaaaaaaaaaaaaaaaaattaacaattatatttttgttcatgtaaattaaaaaaagctagctgttataatattaataatgtgtattatatatatatatatatatacaaacatacattttgtttaattatttatacctggtaattattatcaaaggTATCATACATAAATCTTGTAATTATAGATGTTTTACCTACAGCTTGCTAAAAAGGAGaatacaacaaaaaaaataataatataataaaataataaaataaaaaaataatttaattaaaaaggtatatattataataattataattacacatatgtatatatatttatttatttattataattttattttttttacttctCCTAAGAAAACAagtttgtatttatttaatccCGAATCTAAAGGGAAAAAATggacaaataaaataatgagatataattcataaaatataaatatatatatatatatatatatatatgtatgtatatttttcattaatcaatatatatatatatatatatatatatatatatataataatacaacaaTGTGTTGctgttaaaaaaatatatatgttatgaaATACTTTTTAGaccacatatattatatatatatgtatattctcattttttattattcaatatTTTCTCAAAAAATGAACAGCATAATTTCtacaattataattttttcttaatctttcattctttattttctttttcttttttttctttttctttttctttccgTTTTGTGCTTACTCTGAAATTCATCCATTATATATTggggaaaaaataaaaatatatttataattaagaATTAGTctctaaatattttttaaagttaaaagaaaataaaacgAAATACCAATTAAAAATCTATTTTTTCCATAATTATTCCAACTTTTAATTTTAACTTATATtctgttattttatttattttattttatttattattttttttttttttgttggttttattttgttctgttcatataatatatatatatatttttatttatttattatgttatatattgtaCATGTTTATTGTAACAAggttttcctttttttttgaaaattaacaaaaaaaataatattataaatatatatacaataattaaataaaaataaattataaaaatatatattaaaatataaatttttcacaaaaaaaaaaaaaaaaaaaaaaaaaaacatatatatatgtatatttatttttttcttcaatatcatgtaaattatttttgtattttattttatatttttttaatatttaatgaatttaatatttatattatttttttttattttttttttctttgcatttaaaaaaattattatatatatatatatacatatatatatatatttatatagtgtaatgaaatataataataaacaactATAAATGGATATGTGCACgccaataaaaatatatatacatatatatatatattatatttatgtatatattatattatttttattataaaaataattctctaaatattttaaattcaaacaaaagaaaatatttatttttataataaaatatttttactatttattctgtatttttttttttttaaagtacatatatatataatatatttttcatttaattattatatttttattatttagtaattatatataatataatatttattttttttctcataaatatatatatgattataaaaagtacatatatttcttttgtatcataaaatagaaattgtaaaaaattatcccaccaaaaaatatttgttatatatataccaaaagaaataaaataataaaacaataatataaggaaataataaaatatgcacgttatatatatatatatatatatatatattatatatgtaagcaTATCctttatgttattttatattttcaatttttcaACTTGTAGTATTTCATTAAGAATACTCATATATTGTATATCTATATTGTATGTGGGAGAGTTGTATATAgcttttttcatataataaagaatatcatcatacttatatatattaatattatttttttcaatgtaGTCATGTGATTCAGAattttgaattatatttgttctttcgtttaattttttgaaattattattattattaatagcattcctatttttatcattatttggaGAACAGCTGATGGAAGAATTAGattcatataaatacttCTCAACATATCCAGGTTTACATAATAAACTAGATGTGTCTATACATTCATTTGGGGTCTTCTTATTTTTGTCTTCATCACTTTGGTATATCACTTTAtagttcatttttttttttacgcatgtatcttttatattacacTTATTTTTATGGTTATGCTtcaatatatagaaaaaaaaaaataataaataaataaataaatatatatatatatatatatatatatgttatcaAATTAATTCATggtaaatttattatttgtaccTGTTCTAATTTAAtgtttgaatttttttcatcaaatGAAGATATTTCTAAGAAATTATTCGATTGTTTGTTGTTCACATTTTGTTGAAATATacttttctcttttttatcatcatatatcttatttttcttatcgGTATTTTTTATAGTTGTGATATCAATATGATTATTTGTTTGATatatgttttgttttttttgtgtgtctTCTACAATTGGTATGCTTGACATGTGTTTAAATTTTAAATCTACAAATAGGATATATACagcaaaaatatatatatatatatatatatatatatatatatatatatatgtattatttcgtatatatctttatatgtttatatatttatattattgtacTTTTCTTTTTGCTTAAGATCATATTTCTTGAATGTTTTAAAACTATGGGTGATACATTTTCTTTAACTGAATTGATATTTTGAAAATTGGCATTTTTATTATGCTTAATATATGATgattgatataataaaaggttTTTTCTCTgttaagaaaataataaaagaaaaagaatgtataataaattaatatatatatatatatgtaat
It contains:
- a CDS encoding ras-related protein Rab-6, putative, with amino-acid sequence MDEFQNSGLNKYKLVFLGEQAVGKTSIITRFMYDTFDNNYQSTIGIDFLSKTLYLDEGPVRLQLWDTAGQERFRSLIPSYIRDSAAAIVVYDITNRQSFENTTKWIQDILNERGKDVIIALVGNKTDLGDLRKVTYEEGMQKAQEYNTMFHETSAKAGHNIKVLFKKIASKLPNLDNTNNNEANVVDIQLTNNSNKNDKNVLNKCLC